CAGACAGGATGACAGCGAGCGGCTTAGTGACGAAGACTTGATTCAGGCAAAGGGATACCTGGACTGGGTAGGGCGTGCGATACTGCGACATCCTGGTGCAGGATTGCTGCGGGCATATCCAGAGCAACAAGGCTCAGGTGAAGTCGTAAGAGTCAGAAGTGTGCCGGATGATTCGGTTTGGTCGTTTCACTTCTATCAGGTCGATGAGCTCCGTGCCCAAGGAGAGTCAACCAACGACGAGGTGTCACTGTGGGAGCGCATGACCAGACGAGAGGCGATCGAGGAACGACCGTCTGATGACACTTTGCGAGAGATTGTCGACAAGAGATTAGGGTGGCAGGACCCACATCCAATTGCGCCACGCGTAGCTGCGAAATGGAGTGTCAGCGAACTAAAGCGACATGCCAAAGTTAGCAAAGACGGACAGCCACTCACACTGCCGTCGATTACGGAAAAGCCAAAGTTTTTGTCTGAGCAAAAATCCAATCGACTGACAGCAGCTGAAAAAGGGACAATCACGCACTTAGTGTTCCAGCATCTCGATTTGAAGCGTCCGCTGGATGAAGCGGATATTCGGGAGCAGGTGACAGCACTCGCCGCTCACCGCTTTTTGACTGACGAGCAGGTACAGGCAGTAGATGTTCCCCAGATCGCCAGATTCTTCGCTGATCCTTTGGGGCAGCGAATGAAGTCGGCGGCGGTCGTGCATCGTGAACTGCCATTTACCCTCGTGCTTCCTGCTTATGAAGTAGAAGCGGAGTTAGGTGAAGAGAGCGACGAACAGGTTGTCGTCCAAGGAGTCATTGATTGCCTGTTGGAGGAGCAGGATGGAAGCCTCGTCCTGATCGATTTCAAGACAGATTGGATGGCAAAAGAGGCGACTGCTGTAGCCATCGAAGAGATGAAGAGAAGATACGAAGGCCAGATCAGGCTATACGTCCGGGCGATCAAACAGATCATCAAGCCAAAAGGGAACGTGTCTAGTTATCTTTATTTACTCTCAGGTGGATTCTCTCTTTCGTTTTCGGATGAAATCATAGATTAGTATGTTGGACCGTCAGGGTAATAGATCTGGCGGTCTTTTTGTTTATTAGAGCTGCTGTGGTGGGGGAAGAAGCGCATTTCCAGTCTTCGCTTCGGCCTACGCCCCGCAAGGGGAGATTGACTGTCCGCTTGGAAATGTATGGCGGGAGCGCTTCAAACGTAGAAGTTTCGATGGAGTATTCCATAAGTGAAGCTGAAATTCCCCGCCATTCATTTCCAAGCTAGGATGGGCTCCAGAGGCGCTTGGACTGGAAATGCGCTTCTTCCTACGCGGCTTTGGTTAAAAGAATTCAAGGAAGCTACTTTGAACTGCCCCTCATTATGTTGTATACGCGGGAAGAGGATCAAAGCTATACGAAAGCACTGTCACATGTTTGGAAGGAGACCGCCCGAACGAAGAGAGGATCAAAGCTATACGAAAACATGTGGCAGGGCTTCACCCGACCACTACGCTTAGAAGACAACCACTAATGGTTGTACGGAATGGGAACGTATGTGCTATACTGAGTTAAAATTTTCCTAATCTACATAATCATCAAACAAAGGGTGAACGCAATGAAGAAGTTTTTCCAGTATAACTGGCAAGTACGGGACGAGTGGATGGAATGGTGTAAGCAGCTTACACCAGAAGAATTGCTACGCGAGCGTACAGGTGGGGCTGGCACGATTTTGTATACCTTGTTTCACATTGCTGACGTCGAGTATAGCTGGCTTCGGGGCGTGCAGGGAAAGCCGGATATTCAGGTGGCATACGAAGCGTACAAGACGCTGGAAAAGGTAAAAGAACTATCGGATACGTGGCGCGTAGAATTGCGTGATTTCATCGAGAATTGGTCAGCGGAGATGGAGAACGAATCAGTAAAGGTCGCCTGGGATGATGAAGTGTACACGAAGGGGGAGCTGCTTCGCCATGTCATCGCTCACGAGATTCATCACATGGGGCAGTTGTCTGTTTGGGCAAGAGAGCTCGGGATTACTCCTGTTTCCGCCAATGTCATTGGGCGCGGATTAACACGCAGGTAGCCCTGACAAAATCCGATCCATGCTGCACACATGCATAATTTTCCTCCAAACGGATCATACTCCAACTGTTTTCAATCACGGTTGGAAGTGAATGACCCGCTTGGGAGGTCGCACATGATGTCATGGAAAAATCAATTGCTGAGGAAAAAGTCAATTGCGCAAATGCTGGAGCAGGTGGATAAAAACGAGAGCTCTCTCAAAAAGTCATTAGGTGCTTTTGACCTGACGATGCTGGGCATCGGCGCGATCATGGGAACAGGGATTTTTGTGTTAACGGGCGTTGCCGCAGCCTTGCACGCTGGACCGGCACTTGTTTTGTCTTTTGTTATTGCGGCACTGGCCTGTGTGTTTGCCGCGCTCTGCTATGCGGAATTTGCTTCGACTGTTCCGGTGTCGGGAAGCGCTTATACATACAGCTATGCGGCATTTGGCGAATTTGTTGCGTGGATGATCGGGTGGGACTTGATTCTCGAATACGGAGTGGCTTGTGCTGCGGTGGCAAGCGGATGGTCGGGGTATGCTCAGGGATTGCTAGCCGGGTTTAACATCTACTTGCCGCATGCGCTCACGAGTGCGTTTGATGCATCAAAAGGAACGATCATCGATCTACCTGCGGTCCTCATCATTGTCATCATTACAGCTTTGTTGATGAAGGGAACGAGAGAGTCAGCCAGCTTGAATACCATCATGGTGTTGATAAAAATAGCGGTAGTTGTCCTGTTCCTCGTCGTTGGAGTCATGTATGTCAAACCGGAAAACTGGAGTCCATTCATGCCGTTTGGTTTTGCGGGTGTAGCGACTGGTGCCGCAACGGTGTTTTTTGCTTTTATCGGATTTGATGCGGTGTCCAGTGCGGCCGAAGAAGTGCGCAATCCCCAGCGCGACATGCCAATCGGGATCATCTCGTCCTTACTCGTCTGCACGATTTTGTATATTGCAGTCTCACTGACATTGACAGGGATTGTTCCGTACAAATTGTTAAATGTCAAAAATCCGGTCGCGTTTGCGCTCACCTATGTCAATCAGAACTGGGTAGCAGGTTTCATTTCGTTGGGAGCTATCGTCGGGATCACGACAGTTTTGTTAGTCATGATGTATGGACAGGCACGGTTGTTTTTTGCAATGAGTCGAGATGGCTTGCTCCCCGAGCTCTTCTCGCACGTACATCCCCGCACACAGGTTCCACAAAAGAGCACGCTCGTCGTGGCAGCATTGGTAGCAACCTTCGGTGGATTATTGCCCCTCTCTAGCTTGGCCCAGCTCACCAACATCGGAACGCTGTTTGCTTTTATTTTGGTCTCGATTGGGCTAGTAGTATTGCGCCGCACTCATCCGCAATTACCGCGGGCTTTTCGCGTCCCATTTGTTCCGCTTGTTCCCTTGCTCTCGGTTCTCTTTTGCGGATATCTCGTTTTCAACCTGCCTACGCTGACCAAGTTCGGTTTTCTCGGTTGGCTGTCGGTCGGAGCGATCGTCTATTTCCTATATGGGCGCAAACACAGTCGATTGGCAACAAAAGACGACTCCTCCCAAACATAAATGGCAGGTTAATCCGTTTAGGCATGTTCTTCGTGAGCATGTCTTTGTTTGCTATCTGACAAAGAAATCCAATTCATGGTAGAGTAAAAGCAACCAAAACGACGAGGGAGAGCAGGCTATGAAGCGAAAACGAGCAGATCGACCTGGTTGGAGACGTGTAAAGCGATTGGGCTACCAGCAAAAATGGGTA
This genomic stretch from Brevibacillus sp. DP1.3A harbors:
- a CDS encoding DinB family protein, whose translation is MKKFFQYNWQVRDEWMEWCKQLTPEELLRERTGGAGTILYTLFHIADVEYSWLRGVQGKPDIQVAYEAYKTLEKVKELSDTWRVELRDFIENWSAEMENESVKVAWDDEVYTKGELLRHVIAHEIHHMGQLSVWARELGITPVSANVIGRGLTRR
- a CDS encoding amino acid permease; this encodes MSWKNQLLRKKSIAQMLEQVDKNESSLKKSLGAFDLTMLGIGAIMGTGIFVLTGVAAALHAGPALVLSFVIAALACVFAALCYAEFASTVPVSGSAYTYSYAAFGEFVAWMIGWDLILEYGVACAAVASGWSGYAQGLLAGFNIYLPHALTSAFDASKGTIIDLPAVLIIVIITALLMKGTRESASLNTIMVLIKIAVVVLFLVVGVMYVKPENWSPFMPFGFAGVATGAATVFFAFIGFDAVSSAAEEVRNPQRDMPIGIISSLLVCTILYIAVSLTLTGIVPYKLLNVKNPVAFALTYVNQNWVAGFISLGAIVGITTVLLVMMYGQARLFFAMSRDGLLPELFSHVHPRTQVPQKSTLVVAALVATFGGLLPLSSLAQLTNIGTLFAFILVSIGLVVLRRTHPQLPRAFRVPFVPLVPLLSVLFCGYLVFNLPTLTKFGFLGWLSVGAIVYFLYGRKHSRLATKDDSSQT